The genome window GGTCGCTTCGCTACTGCGCAGGACGATTTCTGAGCAATCATCAGCCACGATGCGGGGCATGTTGTCGACGGCGCGGGCGGTCCTCAATCAGCGTATGCCCGATAAAGACAAGCCCGGCTATGATGTCGGCGGCAAGACCGGCACCTCAGAGACGCTGATCAATGGCAGCTATACTATGGACGAGACGGTAGCGACGTATATCGGCTATGGTGGCGCAAATCGCCCCGAGTATGTCATAATGGTACGTGTCGCGGCGCCTGGCAAGCGCAAGAACTTACAGGGTAACATTCACGCTGCACCAATTTTTACTGATATCTCCAACTGGATGATTGATTATATGAAATTAGCACCGAAGGGATAGCCATGGCAACTGCTTTACAAACAATGACCAACGAATTGACACACGTATTTTTACTGAGCGTTGGGGCGTTTTTATTGGCGATGTTCCTGACGCCGATTTATACGTTTTTTGCCTATCGGTATCGGTTCTGGAAGCGGCAGCGCTCGGAGAGTACCGACGGCAAAGAGTTGAAGGTTTTTGCTAAATTCCAAGCGGCAAAATTGCGGCGAAATATTCCAACAATGGCTGGAATTATCGGTGTTATTTCGATTTTTGTGGTGACGTTCTTTTGTAATTTAGATCGAGCGCAGACATGGCTGCCACTCGCAGCGTTGATTGGCGGTGCCGCGGTTGGGCTTATTGATGATGTTATTAATCTACGCGGGCTGGGTGGTGGTGCAGCCGGCTTACGTAGTCCGGTGAAATTTGCGCTGATTATGCTTATCGGCATCGTCCTTGGCTGGTTTTTCTATGTCAAGCTGGGCGTGGCCAGCTTCCATGTACCGTTCATGGGTGACGTGGCGATTGGTTGGCTGATCATCCCACTGTTTGCCTTTGCAGTGGTGGCGACTGGTAACGCGGTTAATATTTCTGATGGTATGGACGGACTGGCTGGCGGGTTGTTGGGGATTAGCTTTGGGGCGTTCGGAGTGATTGCCTTGCTACAACAACAAGTATTGCTGGCGGGATTCTGTTTCACGGTAGTTGGTGTGCTACTGAGTTATCTCTGGTTTAACATCTATCCAGCACGGTTTTTCATGGGCGATGTTGGTAGTTTTGCCTATGGGGTAAGTTTGGGGGTAGTGGCGATGTTGACTAATTCATTGCTGCTGCTGCCGGTGATTGGGTTGTTGTTTGTGATTGAGGCGGGTTCGAGCTTGATCCAGATTGTGAGCAAAAAACTCTTTAAGCGCAAGATTTTCTTGTCAGCGCCGATCCATCATCACCTAGAAGCCAGCGGCTGGCCAGAGACCAAGGTGACGATGCGGTTTTGGGTGATTGGCTGCGTGATGGCGTTTATCGGCGTGATGCTGGCTCTGGCGGGGGGCCATATTGCGTAACCGCACTGCCACCTCAACCGCCAAGGCGGTGCGTCGCCACCGGCCGATGTATCAGATCGTGCTGTACATGGGGCTGTTATTGATGCTGGGGCTGGTAGTGATGTACGCGTTGGGACCGCAGCGGGCGAATGTGCTGAATCATACGCACGGTGCGAATTATAGCGACACCTTCTTTTTCAATAAGCAGCTGGCCAGCGTCATCACCGCTGTGGTGGCGTTTGGGGCGGCGGCGATATTGCCGTATCGGTGGTTGACCGAGGCGTGGGCCAAGCGACTGTTCATCGCGGGTTTGGCGGCCTGTTTCTTGTTGGTGGTTTGCGGGGCGCTGCTACATCTGCCATTTGCATCGGACACTAACGGCGCGTACCGCTGGTTTTATCTGGGCGGACTGGGTAGTTTTCAGCCGGCGGAGTTACTGAAATTTGGCTTGCTACTGTTTGTGGCTGGGTTTTTGGCCAAGCGGGTGCGCCAAGGCAAACTCAACGATATCAACGAGACGCTGATCCCACTCAGTATTATTATGGCGGTGTCGATGTTTGTGGTGGTGGTGCTGCAGAAAGATTTGGGGACGGGTGTGTCGCTCGTGGCGCTGGTGCTGTCGGTGTTAGCGGTGTCGGGGATGGACGCTCGGCTACTGCGGCGCATCGTGCTGGTGATCGCGGCTGCGGCGTTGGTGCTGACGTTCTCATCACCGCACCGCATCGAGCGCGTGATGACCTTTATTCAGGGTGATACGCATCAGTCAGCCAGCCGGGATGAAAATAATTATCACATCCAGCAAGCGCGCATCGCCCTCGGCTCGGGTGGCCTACTGGGCCTCGGCATTGGTAAAAGCGTGCAGGCGACGGGCTACCTGCCAGAGGCGATTAATGATTCGATTTTTGCGGTGATGGGCGAAACATTTGGATTTGTCGGTTTGTTGGTTATCTTGGCACTGTTTTCGGCGTTGCTGCTGAGTTTGCTCAAGGTGACGTCGCGGCTGGCTGATATACACTTGCGGCTCGTGGTGGCGGGCGTGTTTGGCTGGGTTGCGTCGCACGTGTTGATGAATATTGGCTCGATGACGGGGATTATTCCGATGACTGGTATCTCACTGCCGCTGCTCAGTTATGGCGGCACCAGTATGTTATTTATCGCAGCGGCGCTGGGTCTGGCGTTTCAATTGTCGGGCTATACGGCGCACAAACCATTAATGGAAGGAGAGGGAAGTGGCAAAGATCTTGGCGGTCGGCGGCGGCTCGGGCGGACACGTTACGCCAGTCGTGGCAGTGTGTAAGGAGTTGCGATCATCGGGTGATCACGAATTGCGGTTTTGGTGTGATCGGAAGTTTGGCGCTAGTGCTCGCGGTATTTTTAGTAAGTTTGACGAGACGATCCCGGTTGAGCTGATTATCGCTGGCAAGATCCGCCGCTACCACGGTAAAAGTATGGCATTTCATCTTCGACCGTCAATTTTGCTACCGAATCTGCGCGATATCTTTCTGGTGGGGGTTGGATTTATTCAGAGCTTTTGTAAGTTGCTCAGGTGGCGGCCAGATGTAATTTTTATCAAGGGCGGCTACGTCTGTCTGCCGGTTGGCTATGCAGCGCGGCTGCTGAAGATCCCGCTGGTGCTGCATGATTCGGATGCGCATCCAGGGCTAACTAATCGGCTATTGGCGCCATTTGCTGCCAAGATCGGCACCGGGGCGCCGCTGGAGCATTATAATTATCCTGACGTCAAGGCGGAGTACGTCGGCATCCCGGTGGCTGAGGAGTTTCGGCCGTACAGTGCGTCCGAGCGGCGACAGCTAAAGGCGAAGCTTGGCTTCGATCCGGCGCGGCCACTGGTGGTGGTAACTGGCGGTGGACTGGGGGCAGCGCGCCTCAACGAAGCGGTGGTAGCCACGCGCGAGCAGCTGCTGGCCGAGGCGTCGGTATTCTTGATCTCTGGTAAGCATCAGTTTGACGAGCTGAAAGAGCGTGTTGATAGCCGGGCGGGCTGGCGACTAGAAGCGTTTGTTAATCACGGTATGGCTGAAGTGTTGGCGGCAGCGGATGTGGTGGTGGCGCGGGCTGGTGCGACGACGCTGCTGGAGCTGGCGGCGCTGCATAAACCAGCGGTCATCGTGCCGAATGGTATGTTGACGGCTGGTCATCAACTGAAGAATGCCAAAGTATATCAGGACGCACTGGCGGCAGTGATCGTTGAAGAGTCGACGCTGGAACAGACGCCAGAGGTGCTGGGCAAGAAGGTCATTGGTCTCGTCAAGTCGCCGCGGATCTTGGCCGGCCTCGGACGAAACATCGGTACATTTGCGAAGCCCAACGCCGCTAAAGACATGGCAGCGATGCTCCTCACTGTCATTCGTCGGCAGGGGAGACGTCGGTGAAATTACCCTTTTCTCGGGCAAAATCTACGCTGGCCACACGCCGCGAAATTGCGGCTCGTCGTCAAGCGGCGCTGATTAATGAGGACAGCTCATTTGAAACAGCCTATCGCCGCAATCGCAACCTCAACACTCGGCACACTACCTCGCCAGTCGAGACCTCAGAGCGCACGGTTCAGCATGCGAAATCTCGGCGTCGCCGGACGCGGTGGATTATCCTCCTCAGCAGTGCGCTGGTGCTTATTGTCATTGGTCTACTCGCATGGCAATGTACCGTCACGGTTTCGGTGCAAACGCCAGACGCAGCCAGTGCCAAAGAGGCCGATCGTTACCGTGGCCTCATCGATGAATACCTTAGCGTACGTCCGGCCGAACGATTCTTGTTTGTACTGAATCACCAGTCGCTGGCTAGTTTTTTCCTTGAGAAAGCCCCAGAGGTCAAGACGGTTCGCCTCGAGGCTGACCAGCTCGCCAGGCCGCGCCTCAAACTTACCTTTCGCCAGCCAGTCGTCCAGTGGACTTCTGGTGATAAGAGCTATTTTGTTGACGACGCAGGCGTGACATTCTCGACCACCTACATGGGCTCGCCGTCAGTCATTGTCAAAGACCAGAGCGGTGTGCCGACTGCTGCCGGCCAGGAGGTCATTAATCGCCGCTTTCTCGGCTTTCTCGGTCAAGCTGTTGCCGGCTTTCGTGAGCACCAGCTAGAGGTTACGGAAATTATCCTGCCACAAAACACCGTTCGCCAGGCGCTTCTATCAATCAAGGGCCGTCCATACAGCATTAAAATGACCACCGACAGGGAAGCGGCGGCACAGGTGGCGCAAGCGGTCAAGGCTATGGCGTTCTTTCAAAGTAGAGGGGAGGCTCCTGCGTATATCGATGTGCGCGTCAATCAGCGAGTATTTTATAAGTAGCGGGCAGGGGTGAGCTCTGTCCCGCCGGGTCGTGGGCTACACTGCCAATGGGGTAGAGGCAAGGCCACCCGACGATATTAGTTCGCTTTTTGTTCGTTTATCAGATGATTAAGAAAAACATAATTATAATATCAAAATAGTAAAAAATCAAATAGGGTGCTTGTGGAAAAAATAGAGCAGGGGAATAAAATAGGAAAAAGTCAAATATTTGTAGGTTTAACCAGCGCGGGATGCTGTGTTTGTCGTGCGTGGCCTCGTACACAAGTGCCATATGCTCATGCTGGGCGGTGTCTTATGATGTGGAAAAGTCTACGAGTTGCTTTTTAGACCGTAACGACGTTCAAGTTTGGTAAGGCCTAGCTCGATATTTATTTGAGAGGCGGAGACGACGCTGGCGCTGGAGGTATCCCAAACTCCCCCGATTGAAAGTCGAAAGTGATTAGTATGGGGGTCTGTTTTGTTTATGGTAGCTTGAACGTATCCCGTATTAGCACTCACCGTAGTGCGGTGAAAACCCGGAGGAGATCCCCCGCTCGTAAGAGATGCTAGGCGAAAAAGTTATAATATAAATGGTATATTAAGTGTATGTATAAAACGAAGTTCAGTGTATCAAAATAACTATAATACGTAAAAGCTACCTTGTGCGACATTAAATTATCTACGAAAAGACGCATGCTCTATCCGTCTCTTCGCGATAATATTTTTTGTTTTGTATGTAATGTTAGCTTAGCTTTGACTGCCCTTTATTGGACGCCCCGTGCTGTTATCGTGATTAACGGATAAATCTACTAAATGAGATTTTGCGGAATTTATTGAAAACTTAGATTTATTTTACTTACCTCAGCGTTTTATGTTTTATGGTGATTGAGCGCTTCTGATCGGTATCGTACCCGTTGCCGTATTCACCCAGGCTTGCTATATATGGACTGCGATACAACGATACAGCCTGTATGTGCGTAATCTTGGCAGCCTAAAGTCGCTTGAACCGCTAATGCGATAAGTTCTCTTTTTGTTCTATATATTTTCCAAGTAACTTGAATTCTAGTTTGAGAAGGGGGTTTATCGTTAAGTTATGGTTACTCCCCTATCGTTTCGTATGCGCTATAATTATAAGTGTTACTAAATAAAGAATACCTACCGTAATAATGGTAAAGGGAGATAATATGGGACTATCGGAGTTTTTCGGAATAAAAAAAATTGATAAAACAAGGGTCTATGCTCCAGACGGCGGGGCGGATCTTTTTGTTGATTCAGCACTGCGCGAATGGGATCTAGATGATACTCCTGCTGAACGAGAGCTAAGTGAAGAAAGTCGTGATCTCCACGATAAACTATTTGCGGAAATCATGCGTTGTATCGAGGAGGGGGAAGATTATAAAGGGGATCAAGAACTCATCAAGCTTATTCGTGCTTCTATAAACAGAAATGTCCAGGACGATCGAGATACTGCAGGTAGCTAATGTTTTTCATAATGAGATGATCTAGAGGAATCTCTGGTGTGTAGCCATACTTACTTATGTCGTACTCTTCTTCCGTCGTCGTCGGCGTTTCTTTGGTGTGGCGGTGTCGGTAGCTGCTGATTCAAATGCGCTGTTGCCGCGGATTTGCAAGATGACTTCGCCGCTGTCTGTGACGGGTTCGGGTTGTGGTACGGGGTGTTGGGTGTTAGTGGTGGCGCTAGCCTTTTCTTGAGTCGGTTGAGCGGCGTCTATTTGATTAATTTGAACGGGCTGGGCTAGTGCAGCTGCGGCGACGGCTTGTGGGCGCGGTTGGGCGGGCTGCTTGTGCGGGCGCGGCGGCATGATGACGGCGGCAATTTCTCGCTCGACGTCTTCCCTGCTCCGTGAGTACATGCGCCGCGAATGTTCGATGATGTGCGGCGTGTTGTCGGCTTGGCTCGGCGGGAGTTCGAGGGTGCGTGCGGAAAAGGCCGGGGTCTTCTCTCCCCCGATGACCATGTTGATGACGAAGTTACGATTATGCATTTGTAAGAGGTCGACTGATTCAAAGTTTGGCTCAAATTGCTTAGCCAGGATCGGCGCGTCGTCAGCAGACACACGGAACGAGATCATGGTACCGACGTTGCCAAACACCGCGTCGCGCACGGTTTCGTTCATCTGTGAGATGTACTGGTTGGCGACGGTCAGATTGAGGCCGTATTTGCGGGCTTCAGACAGGATGGTGGCAAATGAATCGGTGGCAAAGTTCTGGAACTCGTCGACGTAAAGATAGAATGGGCGGCGGTCGCGGATGTCTGGAATGTCCGAGCGGCTCATGGCGGCCAGCTGGATCTTGGTGACTAGGAATGAGCCGAGGATAGCGGCATTGTCCTCGCCGATCAGGCCCTTGGACAAATTAACGATGAGAATTCTGCCTTCGTCCATGATTTGGCGGATATTGAAGGTGGATTTGGGCTGGCCGATGATGTTGCGGATGATCGGGTTGGCGGTAAAGGCGCCGACCTTGTTGAGGACTGGCGCGACCGCCTCGGCGACGAACTTGTCGTTCCAGCTAGCGAATTCAACATTCCAGAACTGCAAGACCACGGTGTCGCGGCAATAGCCCAGCGTTTCCTTGCGGAAGTTCTTGTCAGTCAGCATGCGGGTAATGTCGAGCATGGTCGTCTCTGGCCGGTCAAGCAGTGCCAGGATGGTGTAGCGCAAAATGTACTCTAGTCGCGGACCCCAACTCTCGCCGAACATACGCTTCAGAACGCCGATGACCTCTGATGAAATGTTGGTTTTTTGGTTCGGGTTGGTGACTTCCAGCGGGTTGAATCCGAGTGGATAGGCGGTGTCGGCCGGGTTGAAATAGACGACGTCGTTCAGCCGTGAGCCAGGGATGAATTTCATGTTGTTGATGGCGAAGTCGCCGTGCGGGTCGATGATGGCGTAGCCTTGGTTGTGAAAAATGTCGCTGAGCGCGAATAACTCTAGCAACCCCGACTTGCCCGCCCCCGTCTGGCCGATGATGTAAACGTGACGCGAGCGGTCGTAGCGCAGCATGCCGAATTGATGGTTGATACCGCGGAAATTGGTGACGCCAAAGGCGGAAATTTGGTCGTCATTGGCGTCGCTGCCGGTCAGGACAGGCAGTTTGGATGGCGGTTCAGCGGTTTTGGCGCTGGCCCAGACGATGTTTGGCGTCTCGACATTGGTGTGTGGCAAGTGAAAAACAGAGGCCAGCTCCTCGATATTGAGGATGTAGCCATCACCGTAAAACGCGCGCTTGCGGTACTTGTCGAGGAACTCCTTGCCGAACGCACCCTTGACAGCGCGAAAGCCGTTGAGATTGGTTGAATTGAATTGCTTAAAAGCACCGACCAGCGCCTGCATATGTAGCTTGGCGCTGGTTTGATCTTCACCAAGATATGCCAGGCGGATCTTGACGTCGTAGCCCAATTTAGTGGCTTTCTTCTCCGCCTCAGAGACGCGCGTCTTGTCACGCTCAGACAGCTCGGGCGCTTTTTTGCCATCACTTCCCTGGCCCGGTGGTCTCCAGAGAGCCTCGAGCAGCGTACCGATCCACTGCAAGCCGCCCCCGCCGAGCCCGGGGATGAGTTTATGCCCACTCTTGACGCTGGCGATCCAGCGATCAGCGGACTGTTGCCAGCTGTCGGCGATCGGCCTGATGAGTACCTGCACCCAGAGTTCCTCGCCGGTCAATTCTAGCTTGGCCAGCGTGCCGGTAATCCCCGCCAGCGGATCGACTTCAAAGGTTTGAAAGGTGCGGATTGGCAAGAACTCTGGCGCCGTCAAAGTTAGCTCAGTGGTGTACACAGTGGAGTGTTCGCGCTCGTGCTCGGTGTAATCTTCGCTAGCGACGTGGATTTGAACGGTTGGGTACTGGGCGTAAATTTGTCCCTCAACGAAACTTTGCAGCGTTCGGGGCACCCAGACATAAAAACGAATTTGACCGTTGACCGAGGCGATCTCAAAGCTGATATGCTCCTGCCGGCCGCCCGATAATTTGAGTTCGCGTTTGTCGCGCAAGATGCCGTGCAGGCTGGCGAATAATTGCTCGGCGGCTAGTTCTTTCTTGTCGTTGGCTTTGGGGATTTCCAGTACTAACAACACGCTCTCGGTTGGCTCAAACTCGTCAGCTCGCTGATAATTGCGCCACGTCAAAAACGACAGCACGGCTGTGACAGGTATCCAGACGTACCATTGTGTCAAAAAGCTAATCATCGAAGAGATAATTTCCATGCTATTTCATTATCTCACCCCTTATAGATAAATGCAAACCTAGGCTTCGCTGACCAGAATGTAGGTGGCCTTGGCGGAGCGTTGGAATTGCGGCTTGGCTTGCAAGTTGAGCAGAATGGTGGTTTCTTTGACTTGACGCTTGTCAAGGACGCGCTTCACGATTTCATCGCGGTGTAGTGGCTCGCCGGCCTCGCGTAGGACGCTGGCAATGATGTCAGCGACGGTACCGCGAGCGTAACCCCACGATTCGAGGGCGTAAATACCGCGGCCGATCAGGACGAAGCGTTTGTCCTTGATGAGTTCGTTGTGAATGGCTTGGATGGTGACATCTTTGCGTTTGAAGTCGCTGTCCTTGATGGCTTTAGCAATGTCCGAGAAGTGCATTGGCTGGCTGTTGCTGTCGAGAATGACGAAAATCTTGTCACGGATAGTCTTTGGGTTGACGAGCGGCCACTTGACCAGGCCCCATAGGCCGCGGAGATGGGCTAGTTTCTTACTGATTGAGGCCAGCGCGGCAATGTTGGATGGGTGCTCGTAATTGAGCGTTTTGTGTAGTTCCTCGGCAGTGACTGGCTGGCCGTGCTGTTTGATGGCTTTGACAATTTCTTCAACTTGCTTCTTGATATTCTTCTCGTCGTTTGGCGTGCCGATGATGGCTGAGTGGTAATAGTCATCGTTCTCGGTGATAATGTTGATCGACGGATTGAGTTCGGCGATAAAGGCGACGTGTGATCGTTCGCTATCGGTGACATCTCGGCCGAGGACGTGCTTGGCGAGATTATGTAATGGTGCCGCCCGACCCATTTCCGACAGGTGTGAGGTAACCATCTTTTCAGCAGCCGAGGCACTTGGTATACCGCCGTCAGCCACCAACAGGCGCAGGCGAACGAGGATAGCCTTCTCTAGCTGGCGGACACGTTCACGAGTGATCCCGAGCATGTCGCCGATCTGTTCCAGCGTCTCTTTATTGCCGTATAAACCAAAGCGACGGCTAATAATCTCTTTCTCGCGCTCCTGCGGAATCTGCGCCAAGACATCCTCGGCCGCTTGCCGAAGCTGCCTGTCTGGTGCGCTCTGTTCTTGTATGTCGCTCATGGCTTTATGTTAAATCCTCTCTGCCTCACCTCAGAAGTTATGTTGATATATGACGATATTGCTATTATACAATAAAATATTTTCGTGTCAAGCAAGTCGTGTAGTACGCCGTAATTATAGCATGTATTTAACAATTTTTGCAATGAAATGGTGTGATAGTTTTTGATTTTGTGAATTATGGGGATGTGGTCTATACAGCCCTAATGAAATGTGGCTTGATTGGGTTATTTTATGGGTCAATTACTTCTTTGAGCGGCTGCTTTTTCTCGGGGATTTGGATGGTTTGGTTGAGGTGCGGCCGCGGCGGGCGGGCTTCACGGGTGCGACCTTCAGAAGCTCCAAGGCTTGCTCGTGAGTAATGGTTTTTGGGTCGGTGTCTTTAGGGACTTTGGCGTTTTTCGTGCCATCAGTGATGTACGGGCCAAAGCGGCCGTTGAGGACTTTAACACCATCGCCAAAGTCAGCGATGTTTTTCTCGGCTTCGGCCTGGAGTTTGGCGGCGTAGAGCTCGCGGGCTTTCTCTAGGGTGATGGTGTGCGGGTCTTCGGGCTTGATGG of Candidatus Nanosynbacter lyticus contains these proteins:
- a CDS encoding cell division protein FtsQ/DivIB, whose protein sequence is MKLPFSRAKSTLATRREIAARRQAALINEDSSFETAYRRNRNLNTRHTTSPVETSERTVQHAKSRRRRTRWIILLSSALVLIVIGLLAWQCTVTVSVQTPDAASAKEADRYRGLIDEYLSVRPAERFLFVLNHQSLASFFLEKAPEVKTVRLEADQLARPRLKLTFRQPVVQWTSGDKSYFVDDAGVTFSTTYMGSPSVIVKDQSGVPTAAGQEVINRRFLGFLGQAVAGFREHQLEVTEIILPQNTVRQALLSIKGRPYSIKMTTDREAAAQVAQAVKAMAFFQSRGEAPAYIDVRVNQRVFYK
- the mraY gene encoding phospho-N-acetylmuramoyl-pentapeptide-transferase encodes the protein MATALQTMTNELTHVFLLSVGAFLLAMFLTPIYTFFAYRYRFWKRQRSESTDGKELKVFAKFQAAKLRRNIPTMAGIIGVISIFVVTFFCNLDRAQTWLPLAALIGGAAVGLIDDVINLRGLGGGAAGLRSPVKFALIMLIGIVLGWFFYVKLGVASFHVPFMGDVAIGWLIIPLFAFAVVATGNAVNISDGMDGLAGGLLGISFGAFGVIALLQQQVLLAGFCFTVVGVLLSYLWFNIYPARFFMGDVGSFAYGVSLGVVAMLTNSLLLLPVIGLLFVIEAGSSLIQIVSKKLFKRKIFLSAPIHHHLEASGWPETKVTMRFWVIGCVMAFIGVMLALAGGHIA
- a CDS encoding sigma factor-like helix-turn-helix DNA-binding protein; translation: MSDIQEQSAPDRQLRQAAEDVLAQIPQEREKEIISRRFGLYGNKETLEQIGDMLGITRERVRQLEKAILVRLRLLVADGGIPSASAAEKMVTSHLSEMGRAAPLHNLAKHVLGRDVTDSERSHVAFIAELNPSINIITENDDYYHSAIIGTPNDEKNIKKQVEEIVKAIKQHGQPVTAEELHKTLNYEHPSNIAALASISKKLAHLRGLWGLVKWPLVNPKTIRDKIFVILDSNSQPMHFSDIAKAIKDSDFKRKDVTIQAIHNELIKDKRFVLIGRGIYALESWGYARGTVADIIASVLREAGEPLHRDEIVKRVLDKRQVKETTILLNLQAKPQFQRSAKATYILVSEA
- a CDS encoding FtsW/RodA/SpoVE family cell cycle protein; this translates as MRNRTATSTAKAVRRHRPMYQIVLYMGLLLMLGLVVMYALGPQRANVLNHTHGANYSDTFFFNKQLASVITAVVAFGAAAILPYRWLTEAWAKRLFIAGLAACFLLVVCGALLHLPFASDTNGAYRWFYLGGLGSFQPAELLKFGLLLFVAGFLAKRVRQGKLNDINETLIPLSIIMAVSMFVVVVLQKDLGTGVSLVALVLSVLAVSGMDARLLRRIVLVIAAAALVLTFSSPHRIERVMTFIQGDTHQSASRDENNYHIQQARIALGSGGLLGLGIGKSVQATGYLPEAINDSIFAVMGETFGFVGLLVILALFSALLLSLLKVTSRLADIHLRLVVAGVFGWVASHVLMNIGSMTGIIPMTGISLPLLSYGGTSMLFIAAALGLAFQLSGYTAHKPLMEGEGSGKDLGGRRRLGRTRYASRGSV
- a CDS encoding UDP-N-acetylglucosamine--N-acetylmuramyl-(pentapeptide) pyrophosphoryl-undecaprenol N-acetylglucosamine transferase, which encodes MAKILAVGGGSGGHVTPVVAVCKELRSSGDHELRFWCDRKFGASARGIFSKFDETIPVELIIAGKIRRYHGKSMAFHLRPSILLPNLRDIFLVGVGFIQSFCKLLRWRPDVIFIKGGYVCLPVGYAARLLKIPLVLHDSDAHPGLTNRLLAPFAAKIGTGAPLEHYNYPDVKAEYVGIPVAEEFRPYSASERRQLKAKLGFDPARPLVVVTGGGLGAARLNEAVVATREQLLAEASVFLISGKHQFDELKERVDSRAGWRLEAFVNHGMAEVLAAADVVVARAGATTLLELAALHKPAVIVPNGMLTAGHQLKNAKVYQDALAAVIVEESTLEQTPEVLGKKVIGLVKSPRILAGLGRNIGTFAKPNAAKDMAAMLLTVIRRQGRRR
- a CDS encoding type IV secretory system conjugative DNA transfer family protein, which gives rise to MEIISSMISFLTQWYVWIPVTAVLSFLTWRNYQRADEFEPTESVLLVLEIPKANDKKELAAEQLFASLHGILRDKRELKLSGGRQEHISFEIASVNGQIRFYVWVPRTLQSFVEGQIYAQYPTVQIHVASEDYTEHEREHSTVYTTELTLTAPEFLPIRTFQTFEVDPLAGITGTLAKLELTGEELWVQVLIRPIADSWQQSADRWIASVKSGHKLIPGLGGGGLQWIGTLLEALWRPPGQGSDGKKAPELSERDKTRVSEAEKKATKLGYDVKIRLAYLGEDQTSAKLHMQALVGAFKQFNSTNLNGFRAVKGAFGKEFLDKYRKRAFYGDGYILNIEELASVFHLPHTNVETPNIVWASAKTAEPPSKLPVLTGSDANDDQISAFGVTNFRGINHQFGMLRYDRSRHVYIIGQTGAGKSGLLELFALSDIFHNQGYAIIDPHGDFAINNMKFIPGSRLNDVVYFNPADTAYPLGFNPLEVTNPNQKTNISSEVIGVLKRMFGESWGPRLEYILRYTILALLDRPETTMLDITRMLTDKNFRKETLGYCRDTVVLQFWNVEFASWNDKFVAEAVAPVLNKVGAFTANPIIRNIIGQPKSTFNIRQIMDEGRILIVNLSKGLIGEDNAAILGSFLVTKIQLAAMSRSDIPDIRDRRPFYLYVDEFQNFATDSFATILSEARKYGLNLTVANQYISQMNETVRDAVFGNVGTMISFRVSADDAPILAKQFEPNFESVDLLQMHNRNFVINMVIGGEKTPAFSARTLELPPSQADNTPHIIEHSRRMYSRSREDVEREIAAVIMPPRPHKQPAQPRPQAVAAAALAQPVQINQIDAAQPTQEKASATTNTQHPVPQPEPVTDSGEVILQIRGNSAFESAATDTATPKKRRRRRKKSTT